CTCGAAACCTTGCTCGCGCATGGCCGCCGCAGAGTCGTAATCGAAGGCGTCAAGCCGCAGGTCGACAACGGGCGATTTTCGGTCAAGCGGACCGTCGGCGATCGCATGAAGGTCGAGGCCGACGTCTTCGCCGACGGTCACGACGAAATTTCCGCCTGGGTCTCGTATCGACACAAGAGCGAACGCGGCTGGCATGAACTGCGCATGCTGTCGCTGGTCAACGATCGCTGGTGCGCCGAATTCGAGCTGAATCAGCTGGGGCGTTACCGCTACACCGTGCAAGCCTGGGTGGACCCATTCGGTACCTGGCGGCGCGATCTCAAAAAGCGGGTGGCGGCGGGACAAGATGTCGCCCTGCAATTTTTAATCGGCGCCGGCTTGCTGGAAGACGCCGCGTCAAATCTTAAAGTCGCGGAAGCGCGCCGGCTTAAAGCTTCCATCGAAGCCTTGCGTGGCGAGGCCGCCATTGACGCCAAACTGCTGGTGGCACTGGACGACGACCTGGCCGCGCTAATGGCGCGCACGCCGCACCGGGATCGCGTCACCAAATTCGAGCGTGAACTGACGGTGGTGGTCGATCGTGAACGTGCGCGCTTCTCCGCCTGGTACGAGATGTTTCCCCGCTCCTGCGGTAACGGCACTTTCAGGCACGCCGCGAAACGACTCCCGTACATCGCGGATATGGGCTTTGATATTCTATACTTGCCGCCCGTGCATCCCATCGGAAGCACGCATCGTAAGGGCCGAAATAACAAGCCTACCGCTACGCCGGACGAGCCCGGTAGCCCGTGGGCGATCGGCGCCGAACAAGGCGGTCACAAGGCGGTAGCACCGCAACTCGGCACCCTGGCCGATTTCCGCGCGTTTGTCAGCAGCGCGAAAGAGCATAATCTGGAAATCGCGCTGGACATCGCATTTCAGTGTTCGCCGGATCACCCGTACGTCAAGGAGCATCCGCAATGGTTTCGTTGGCGCCCGGACAACACCGTGCAGTACGCTGAGAATCCGCCCAAGAAATATCAGGACATCTATCCGCTCGATTTCGAAACGGCCGACTGGCAGGCACTGTGGCAGGAGCTTAAAAGCGTGTTCCTGTTCTGGATCGGACAAGGCGTGCGCGTGTTCCGTGTGGACAATCCGCACACCAAGCCGTTTCGCTTCTGGGAATGGTTGATCAACGATATCAAGCAGCAATACCCGGACGTGCTGTTCCTGGCCGAAGCGTTCACGCGGCCGAAGATCATGTATCAACTTGCCAAGCTGGGCTTCAGTCAGTCCTACACGTATTTCACCTGGCGCAACGAAAGCCGGGATATAACCGAGTATTTCACCGAACTTACCCAGACCGAGGCGCGCGAGTTCTTCCGTCCCAACCCGTGGCCCAATACGCCGGATATTCTGCATGAATATCTGCAAACTGGCGGACGTCCCGCGTTTATCATCCGCTACATTCTGGCCGCGACGCTTGGCGCCAGTTACGGTATCTACGGACCCGCCTTCGAGCTTTGCGAGCATGTGGCGCGCGAGCCCGGCAGCGAGGAATATGTGGATTCGGAAAAGTATCAAACCCGCGACTGGCAGCTTAATAGCACCCACAGTCTCAAGCCGCTTATCGCGCGGGTCAACCGCATCCGCCGCGAAAATCCCGCGCTGCAGGCGGACTCGCGG
This is a stretch of genomic DNA from Gammaproteobacteria bacterium. It encodes these proteins:
- a CDS encoding alpha-1,4-glucan--maltose-1-phosphate maltosyltransferase, with amino-acid sequence MSTLETLLAHGRRRVVIEGVKPQVDNGRFSVKRTVGDRMKVEADVFADGHDEISAWVSYRHKSERGWHELRMLSLVNDRWCAEFELNQLGRYRYTVQAWVDPFGTWRRDLKKRVAAGQDVALQFLIGAGLLEDAASNLKVAEARRLKASIEALRGEAAIDAKLLVALDDDLAALMARTPHRDRVTKFERELTVVVDRERARFSAWYEMFPRSCGNGTFRHAAKRLPYIADMGFDILYLPPVHPIGSTHRKGRNNKPTATPDEPGSPWAIGAEQGGHKAVAPQLGTLADFRAFVSSAKEHNLEIALDIAFQCSPDHPYVKEHPQWFRWRPDNTVQYAENPPKKYQDIYPLDFETADWQALWQELKSVFLFWIGQGVRVFRVDNPHTKPFRFWEWLINDIKQQYPDVLFLAEAFTRPKIMYQLAKLGFSQSYTYFTWRNESRDITEYFTELTQTEAREFFRPNPWPNTPDILHEYLQTGGRPAFIIRYILAATLGASYGIYGPAFELCEHVAREPGSEEYVDSEKYQTRDWQLNSTHSLKPLIARVNRIRRENPALQADSRLKFHTTGNDQLIAYSKSTENLDNIIVMVVNLDPHNPQTGWLHLTPKDIGQPAHAIFKAHDLLTGARYIWRGADHYVALNPHGQPAHVLSIEKLA